The Cotesia glomerata isolate CgM1 linkage group LG9, MPM_Cglom_v2.3, whole genome shotgun sequence region gacacattaaaaattaatataaggCCATATGAGATCATATATGAACATTAGGGTGgcccaaaaaaaccgactatttttttttttttagtctcgagtgaaaaaatgttagtttttgatgttttaagagccctctccaaaagacagctcaaaaaaaaaattttaataggtcactccaaattttttaaaatttcaaaaatcgtcaagaatcgaacttttttttttaattttttttctcgttgcggtataattttatagactaaaaaaaaataagtttctaaaaatttgagttcaaaatttaaatttctaaaggttgctcataattttttttaatttattagtgcattagtttagattttttcgagcgaccttttacaattcgaattaaaattccatgcatttttttttttttttatttaataccataatcgataaaaatacatcacgagatgaactaaaaatcaagcacagtacagaaaaaataattttttttaattcaataattttatttaataaacttccaAGCGTGgattcgaatcccaagctggtcttagaaaccagtttggttgagatttgaccttTCCGGGtagtttaagatttttacaaaccaaaaagaccccaacgtaccactcccaacagttaaagtcggcgatatgactaattaaaaaaaaaaaaaaaaaattatgagcgacctttcaaaatttaaattttgaactgaaactttcagaaacttatttttttttggtctataaaattataccgtaacgagaaaaaaaattaaaaaaaaaaacgttcgatttttgacgatttttaaaatttttaaaaattttgagtgacctcttaaaaattttttttgagctgtcttttggagagggctcttaaaagatcaaaaactaacattttttcactcgagactaaaaaaaaaaatagttggtTTTTTTGGGCCACCCTAATGGACATAAAAAGCCATATTAGGTCATATATGGGcgtatagaattttttaatgacaaatcAGTCCGCATCAGAATTTTgccaattattaataaattaataaattaatctttgatgaccttttattattcattggctggtgtaagtataaattagCAAATATATGGATGGTTAAACTATGTTAACAGTCCCATTGGATCACTCCATAATACACAATTGTCAATATCATAACCCAGGATTACTATGGATACAAACACCGAGCGCACTACCTTCGGGTCATCCACGGATTACCACATTAAACTACTCGATATACAGACGATCCCAACGCACCTACATActtgtatattgtatatatagatCTACATATATGACTGCAACGTTCCCACAGATTTAACTCACTGTCAACCGTTTTTCCTCTCGATTAacttaaatcaattttaccTCCCTGATAAATGCTATTATTTTCATTCtacgtgttttttttttatatccacTAAAATATACTACACCGATAGCGATTCTAATTCAATAACCATCGGCTATTTTATAATCTTTTGTTTCACCGAAAATGAACTCTTCGTTGGCTGCACAGCGATGTAAATTTCTGTAACCTGGATCCAGATCGTTGGTGCATTAATATCAAAGTAAATGTAATGCAGCTTTGTGTAATTGAATGGAGTAAAGCAGTAATGAATTGCAAATAGATGATTTAACCAGGGAAATCCTACTTTACAGGAATAATATTCGACTCTGGCAATAGAAGGCTTAACTGATGGTAGCTTcaaaaatttcctttttttcattaaaaactattaaaaaatttaatattttatcaatttaattttttaaatcgctaattaaaaaaattttattaatgcttctattaaatagtttataattaattaaaaaaaaaaataataaatataaaacttaaaaaattaaatttaaaataaaaattaattacaataacttAATTCTTgcattagaaaaaaatcaattaataattttattatttcgacgttctaattagcaaattgtctaactccattttaaaaagtcttccatttgtacgaaaaaaacaattagtccaaaatttattatcacttttagaatttgatataattaatatctaataaaggtataatattttggtttgaatctcttaaaaataaggagttagacaaattgctaattagaccgtcgatttacaactattaattttaaataaaagtgcaaaattttgattaaataattttttgataataaatcaataaatacttatttaaatcttaaattttgtaagcaaatttatttttttctcaaaagttACAAGTCACAAATtaaccatttaatatttatctacCTGTGTCCCCTTTTCTTTTCAATTTACATTCATAAATTTCGACAATATGTcctttaaacaatttattatccCTTCCTAAAATCTATTTTCTTCCATCTGTTCAAACTAactccaaaaatatttttacacttaaaaattttccattatttatttatttatagaataatGAACTCAACAAAACTGTTGCTTTAAGCCAATTACAGAGTTCCTTTACAATAATTGCACAAATAACATAGAATCTTGTACATATGCACTACAATACACACACAGTAATAAATTGATGACAGCCAATATTTCAGGcgatatataaaattatatattcttaaaatttcccTAAAATTCCAAACAACTTCAATTTAAATACAAGATTATTTAactaaacaataataataaaattatcttaagaATTTGATCTTAAGCCAGGTATTACTCATTACTCCTTACTATGGCTCGTAATGTAAATCACTTAATGACCTTGAGTAATGGCAAGTATATTAAAATTACCATTAATGCACTCGAGCCCGGATAAGAagcaataatcataataaaaatatagaaaaaaaaatacaaaagctGCTTAGTTAGCAGACTGTACCTGACCCGAAAGGTCTTAGGGAGGGGAGAAGTCTTCCATAGGCCCGAATTTTCCATTTCAAAGCATTATATTAAGCCTCAGACATTTCCGGCAAACAGTTCAGTAAATTAACgtgcagtttttttttttttaaataaaaaataaataatggaaGTCGGAAAAAACCCGCAAATGGCTGTGATAATCGATTCAATTATCAAGAGCATGGGCATCGAGGACTACGACCCATCTGTGGTCCAGCAGCTGCTGGAATTTGTCTACCGACACGTCACGGGAGTGATCGAGAGTGGAAAAGTCTTTGCAAGACacgcaaataaaaaattcctcgACAGTTCTGACATCAGTTTcgcgttaaaaataaaatccgaAGTGTGCGACGTGAAGGTTGGTCCGATGATGACCTCCTCTTTGAAGGAGCTGGCCAGAGTTCACAACAGCGTCCCTCTGAAATTCGTCAAGCCAAAGGACGGATTGCGGCTGCCGGCAGATCATTACTGCTCCACTGcggttaattataaattaaagccTGGGCAGCCTTCGCAAACTGTCAACAGAAGTGGGGGTGAAAGTTGGGGAGTCAGTGGAAAATCCGGGGTTGGAGCTAGACCTGTGCAAACTGTGAGTGCCAGAAGACCGACAATTCAGAAGAATCCTTCGCTGATGACTTTTAAGCCGGTTATCAAATTTTCTAGTGCTAGTTCTGTTAATAGTGAGGTTAAGAGCGTGGGAGTGGGGGCTGGTGATACTCAAATTGAGGATGGAGTCATTGTTAAAGCTAAGGCGCCATCTGTTGACATGGAAGTTGAACGCAGCGCCAAGAGAAAGCGCGGGATTGATGATCATGATTATGATTTGGGATATTTGttgaattaaattgaatttaataaaatttattgatagattttaattttttatttttattgtaaagaaaaaatttttttataagtaattttaaaaagttaataatttgaaattgaatttgtaaaataaaaatttgaataaaaaattttttttaatggattttaataatttataaattattttaaaatacttgcagttttattttaaaatacaagaattagaaaattagaataaaaataagaaaagaattagaaaataatttttattgtaaaaaaaattttttataagtaatttttaaaaagctaattatttaaaattgaatttgtaacataaaaatttgaataaaaaattatttaaaatatattttaataagtaataaattattttaagatacttgcagttttattttaaagtacgAAAAttagaataagaataagaaaataatttttattgtaaaaaaaaaattttttataagtaattttaaaaaattaataatttaaaattgaatttataacataaaaatttgaataaaaaattgtttaaagttttattctaaaatacaagaactagaaaatttttaaacctgatttttttggtataattaaattttttattacatttaaataaaggattaaataaaagcaataaataaaaaaattacgaaaaaaatttacaaaatatcaaTAAGTTTGTTTTGAAATAAAGGAAACTGACGCACTAAAAGTTGAGAAAAGTCAACGTTTAAATCTTAAGTTTGAAAGTTGAAAAGTTTGAGCTTGAAAAGTTAAGAAATTTCAAAGGTCTAAAGCTTGATCGTAAAAATTCAAGACTCaaagcttaaaaatataaactgtaagtgattaaaaaaataaaactacttAATTTTTGACAGCACGAACAACGCAGGAGCATAATTAAAGAGATTGCTTGCATTTGTTTGCATGAAacgaaataaatgaataatacacAATAGAGAAAGACATATGTTAAATTGAATTAACACATGAAAGGATAACAGAGTGCGCCGGAGCACGGATAGGATGAATAAGGTCAACTCGGCATGCCGACTAATTTCCTTTGGGACGGGAATAATAAAATCGATTGAAAGGCTCGTGATGATTGGGTAAATAAAGGAACCCAATGGAATTTTCCCAGAACTCGATGACTGTACACATAACATGTACGAGTGTTATTGCAATAACAGCGCATGTGTGGGCGTATGAGCGTTCTAACGACGGAATTGCTGAGTATCGAGTATTGAGTTTGTTAAATATTGGACTGAGCAAAGAGAAAGGGAAGGTAGGATCGTATTTGTAGGCCGGGCAGTTTGTTCCGAAAGTAATCATTGTCCTTTACTTGCTACAGCCGAGATAATAAtggttataatttaattgtcgGTAACTATTGTTGAAACAAAGCCGCGGCTTCGTTTTGATCTAGTGTTTGCCTATGGCTTAATTGTGTCATTACTTTTGAATTATGGATACTAGTCcacttgttattttttttcgaatgtTTTAGAATCAATTTCTATTCaatttagttgtaatttatcttttattattaatttatacgtttaataaataataaataacctTTTAAAGAGagtcttataaaaatttgtatttttaatttaaatacttaGAAATCAAATCTCTTACAGTGAGAAGATTTAGCAActatgcgccacctgttggaattttccaaaactaaatagttaaaaaattaagtattgcTTTGTTACGTTATATATActcaaaaaatatgaaatttaatgtgaaaaaaaaaattattaaatcaaaattatgactttaaaaaatttaatttttttgttaaatcaatattaattttatttagttgtaattaattttgtattgttaatttttacgttaaattacactcaaaattgatGATCAATAAGCTTTTTAAAAgattctaataataattttaattttagattaaaaaacttagaaattaacTCTTTAATAGCGAGAAGATTCTGCGActatgcgccacctgttggaattttcagaaaataactggctaaaaaattaaaaatggcttttttagACTCCATATATtggaaaaatatgaaatttaatttaaaaaaattttttctgaaccaagaacataatttttatattaaattatacttaaattaatgataaataggCTGTTTAAAAgattctaataataatttcagttttatatttaaaaacttaaaaattaaatctttagTAGTGAGATTCTGCGACTATGCGCCATCTGctggaattttttgaaattaaccggtcaaaaaattacaaatggcTTTTTTAGATTCCATATATTgagaaaatatgaaatttaattaaaaaaaaatttttctgaatcaaaaccataattttataaattaattttagttttttaaaattgattttttttttttaattaaattaaatattttattgatttaaaactactttttaaaaatttttgaagtatttaaactaaattaaaaaatcattcttaatttttttaaagccaattataaagaaaaatgttaaaataaaactttatttacACAAAACTGATAAAATGAGCTTAGCAGGTGTGAGTTCTTCATCCGTATTAATTCGCGGTGACTTTCCAAGAAAAGTTGGTAATATTTAGTATCAGCTTGTCGgaaaataagttaaaataGAGTCTCCGGAGagttttaaaaagaaaaataaactaagGATCACCTGTTGTAAAGTTGTTTCCCTCAATAAAGATAACAAGTAAGAGTAAGAGTAGAAGTAAGAATGAGAATGAGAATAAGAATAAGGTGGCGGCATGTTGAATGTACTCCTCTTTTTCTTGCTCCAGCTGTAGCCTCATCTTCAGGCGTAACGTTTCTCAGTGAGTAAGGACTATTCCTGAGAAACTCAGGAACGGACTTCACCTCACCAGGTCCTTTCCTATTCCCTCTGGCATAAACCCTCTTTCTATTCTCAAGTACGTTGTCGTGTACGTTTGTCAGCTTTCCGTACTTTATAACCAGTAAAATGAGGTCGCTGATAGAACCTCACCATTGTCATCTTTTACACtcacatatataaatatattccgGGGACTTTTTATGCCTCGCCGAGAATGTATCTAGCGTCTCCCTAATGCTTTCcctgaattataaataaaaaattataaatttagattAACACCCCTAATGAATTTATAAGCAGTGGGTCGATGGGTCGGCAAACAATCCCCGACCCGGGAAGCCTCTGATCTGACATCAATCATATTTTCCAACCGCGAAAAGTGGTAAACTGTTTGAGAATCAGGAAGCGGCAGATTTTCattcattatcatcatcgtCGGGTCAAGCGCATTTGTTTAATCGATCCGCACACTTTCCCTCCCCCACACTCGGCTATCTGCCCGACGCTGACTGGCTAATGACGACGACCTGGTTGCTTAAATGTGTCACTAGAGCCTACAATCGCAGAATACATTGTAGACATCATTGGACGtttctcattttttcattaaatctaccattaaaattcttttttactaCAGTTGCGGCTCGCGGTTTGTTAAGAATACTCGGTTggctattcaaatttaatcAGCCGGCTTTGAGCATTTTGATGGttggttttttaataatacttcACTTCAGGGTGAAGTTAAGGGGTTGAACTTTTTAATAAGGtttttcattgattttttttaataggtgTTATTTATATGAGaatcgattttttattaaaaaacattgtAACATTGGATTTTTCggtgaaaaatattatttttaatcagtaaatttaaattattaataaaaaattaatgtactGATAagcttaatttaatttttgataaaaattaatgttttttgtcattaaatttaaatttttttaatgaaaaattaatgcattgaaatagtaaaggcaatttttaaataaaattgacatatttgtttgtaaaaaaaatttttttgatgaaaaattagcaaaaaaaaaaccaagtgaaattttcatcaaaaattaatattttaacttacaaaaaaaaaatttttcaaggaaAATTAACACATTAGGTAATTTAATttgagtttttaataaaaattaactcattaatgtaatgaaaaaattttatggatagaaaataaatgaattaaaaaaatttatataaaattgattattggaATCATATGGCATCTGGACGCGAggatgtaaatttaaaaattctaaattttttaaaaaataattaactaatcaACGGTGTAGCCTTAGAACCTTTTAGAGGATGCAAAAACAATTGAATTGTTATATAACaatgattagaaaaaaatttatcgagagTTATAATCTCGATTCTTGCAAGACGGGTTAAGACAATaattttccgatttttttagcaggaaataaaaaatttatttttaataaataaatataatcttctaataaaaattaacacattaattcattaaaattaatttattgatataaaattaacacattgaataatgaatttaattcaattaattaataaataattaattaattaattaataattgaatttaattcaatttctgGATAAAAATCaacacattaattaatttaagttagtttcttgatgaaaaataaatattctaactcataaaatttaatttactattaaaaaaaaaataaacagttaATGTGGATCAATATCAAGAGCCAAGTACcgcataaataaaatagcatAATTTCATTCAAGATTATTAGCAATGCAAAGTACGGGCTTAACTGCGACCAGCTAAGAAAATTTAGCGTAGTGCATTTGGCTGGCGATTAACAGCGCCCATTTTCGCTGGAGACAGATAGACACAATGCCGATATGGATAGCCGTCATATGGATATGTATAGGCCGGTAGATTAGCCGAGCAGGCGGGCTGGAAGCCTACGATATGCCCCGGATTGCAACGTTAGATCTAATGCCCGGTGATAAGTTAACAACTTATGTGCGTACGTGACCGCTGTCCCACCAGTAGAGACTCTGGACTCTATTACGAGTAAATTACTGCGCTGTGAGCTGGTCTTTAATTTACAGCCCCGATAAGACCGCTGTAAGTTCCACCGagtgataataacaataataatcagcTTTACAGCAAAAATATCGGGAAAATTTTTACGGTATTCCTTTTCAGGTTGtcacttttaaattattaaattgattgatgACAGAATAGGATCATTAACTTCTTCCGCGAGGAGTGTGCTTGTGAATGCGAGTCTTTTGATAAGGCTCCAGATAACAGATACCAGATAGCAGACAGGAGATGTAAGATAGGAGATAGGGGATAGGGAGACGCTTTAACGTGAATTGAATTCATCTATCAAGTGTTGAGCCGACATGATTGCCGCTGAGACGCCGGGTTTGTAACTCGGTCATGGAACAAGCCCGTCTGATTGAATAGTTTTTAATCCACCGAAACTCTATCGCGAATTTGGATTAGTATTTTATGCTTGTACTTAATCAAATTTATGCATGCATGATATATTCGTATcgtggaaatattttttaaagccaATTTCaaggttaatttttatttttattttgaatttttatcaatttaaagaatgtataaatttaaatcgtcATTTTATGTGagataaaagttaatttagttaatgattgaactaaaaatcaatgtCAGGTAAGCTTATAaagagagtaaaaaaaaaatttttgtttcaaaactAAATTTCTTAAAGTTAACTCTTTAATAGTGAGAAAATTAAGCGACAAAACGCCACCTGTTGGATTTTTTTGGAACTaactttcataaaaaattatatttgacCATAATAGATCTTATTAAGCTTTAACAAAACATATTGGGATATATTAtgatattgaataatttttttttacatttaaaaaatatcgaattgaagataataaaaaaatcatcgaCCAATAATcgacaattaatttttaaacatattcATAAACTCTGCAATAATGCAATCATtgattatttgatttattaatttttttcacacaaCTATtgagaaaagttaaaaaaaaaaataaagaaattattggTAAATTATGACGATATAATCACAGTATAGAGTAGATGATGGTACAATCTGTTAATTTGATCACTAACCGTAaatccaataaattttcagcTCAACTTCTCATTAAAACCACAATCgagtataaattattacatttaAAAGTGAGTACTCGATACCCAATATCGGATGGTGAAATAAATTCGTATGAATTATTAATGcctttaattacaattaaaattttttttcgctctccaagacatgaataataaaacta contains the following coding sequences:
- the LOC123271796 gene encoding transcription initiation factor TFIID subunit 9-like; the protein is MEVGKNPQMAVIIDSIIKSMGIEDYDPSVVQQLLEFVYRHVTGVIESGKVFARHANKKFLDSSDISFALKIKSEVCDVKVGPMMTSSLKELARVHNSVPLKFVKPKDGLRLPADHYCSTAVNYKLKPGQPSQTVNRSGGESWGVSGKSGVGARPVQTVSARRPTIQKNPSLMTFKPVIKFSSASSVNSEVKTKAPSVDMEVERSAKRKRGIDDHDYDLGYLLN